The Vibrio sp. NTOU-M3 genomic sequence AGGTGAACACCTTCTTCCTTTCGCTCAAGCAACCTTGGCGCAGCATCAACGATTTTGTAATAGCGTTACGATGCTGGAAGAAAATGGACACCATCAGATATCAATTGCCATCGATGAAGGTCTGCCGCTTAATAACTTAGCGAAAGTCGTGGACAGTTTTTGCCAACACTACCCCAACGTAGAGCTGGAATTCCTTACCGCCTCCAGCAGTGATGTGATAGAAATGGTCGAATCCAAACGCGTCAGTACCGGCCTTATTTTCAGTGAACTCCACTTACCACAAGGGATCGATTTTGAATCTATCGGCAGCGTAGAATTTGACGTCTACGTCGGTATACACCACCCACTTGCAGCCGTCAAAACCCAACATATCGATCAACTTCGCCTTCACCGCCAACTGCTGTTGCGTTCAAAAAACGGCAAAACAAGTAGCTTTATGACCCCTTTAAGTCCAGATGTATGGCATGCGGATAACTACTATGTTTTACTCGAGTTAGTCAGCGCCGGAATCGGCTGGACATTGCTACCTGTCCATATCGCATTGCCCATGTTAGAAAGTGGCCAACTGATACGACTTCCAATACAGTTTGAACAATTATCTTGGTTAGCAAATGTCGATGTCATTCAACACCAAACATCGAGTTCATCCGTAATTAACACAGCTTTGCGATCACAATTGAGGGAGTTATTGAAATGAAAGCAATCGCCATTATCGGTGCAGGATGGTTAGGAAAGCCTCTAGCACAATATCTCGACAGCATCGGACACAAAGTCTGGGTCACAAGCACCACTAAAAAAGGGGCTGATACATTAGCTCAAAGAGGCTTCAATGCGTTTGTTTGTGATCTTAATGATGCCAAAGAGCTCGATACTCAACTCAAGCAATTAAACATCGAGATCATAATTGGCTGCTTCCCTCCTGGTTTTCGCAAAGGTTACGGAAAACAATATGCGACGCAATGGCAAACACTTAGCCAAGCAGCGCAGAAAGCAAAGGTGAATAAACTGGTGATGGTCAGT encodes the following:
- a CDS encoding LysR family transcriptional regulator encodes the protein MFNLEQLEAFVVTVETGSFSAAARQLGKVQSAISQHVINLEIDCGFELFDRQGRYPKLTHQGEHLLPFAQATLAQHQRFCNSVTMLEENGHHQISIAIDEGLPLNNLAKVVDSFCQHYPNVELEFLTASSSDVIEMVESKRVSTGLIFSELHLPQGIDFESIGSVEFDVYVGIHHPLAAVKTQHIDQLRLHRQLLLRSKNGKTSSFMTPLSPDVWHADNYYVLLELVSAGIGWTLLPVHIALPMLESGQLIRLPIQFEQLSWLANVDVIQHQTSSSSVINTALRSQLRELLK